A region of bacterium DNA encodes the following proteins:
- a CDS encoding isoprenylcysteine carboxylmethyltransferase family protein, whose translation MDLQDRLCREGDTLFRLRSYVPLLLLALMILALWLAPGPRPLPAAWIWACLAVSLVGQLIRADVVGHTPDGTSGRNTSVQVAKRLNTVGWYSVVRHPLYVGNGLMWLGLALLPANWWLALLMMGGFGLIYERIMLCEERFIQGQYGEEFRRWAEETPAFLPRFSRWRPWDLAFSWRNVARREFSGFFALIGLFVLLLVLREVFAGRPVELSRGQNLALLAGLAAYATLFVLRRWTRLLHEEPR comes from the coding sequence GTGGACCTGCAGGACCGCCTCTGCCGCGAAGGGGACACCCTCTTCCGCCTGCGCAGCTACGTGCCGCTACTGCTCCTCGCCCTCATGATCCTCGCCCTCTGGCTGGCGCCCGGTCCGCGGCCCCTCCCCGCCGCCTGGATCTGGGCCTGCCTGGCCGTCTCGCTGGTTGGCCAGCTCATCCGCGCCGATGTGGTGGGGCACACCCCGGACGGCACCAGCGGCCGCAACACCAGTGTCCAGGTGGCCAAGCGCCTCAACACGGTGGGCTGGTACTCCGTCGTGCGCCATCCGCTCTACGTGGGCAACGGGCTGATGTGGCTGGGCCTCGCCCTGCTCCCCGCCAATTGGTGGCTGGCCCTCCTCATGATGGGCGGCTTCGGCCTCATCTACGAGCGCATCATGCTGTGCGAGGAGCGCTTCATCCAGGGCCAGTACGGCGAGGAGTTCCGGCGCTGGGCGGAGGAGACGCCGGCTTTCCTGCCCCGCTTCAGCCGCTGGCGGCCCTGGGACCTGGCTTTCTCCTGGCGGAACGTGGCGCGGCGGGAGTTCTCCGGCTTCTTCGCCCTCATCGGCCTCTTCGTGCTGCTCCTGGTGCTGCGGGAGGTCTTCGCCGGGCGGCCGGTGGAGCTCAGCCGCGGGCAGAACCTGGCCCTGCTGGCCGGCCTTGCCGCTTACGCCACGCTCTTCGTGCTG
- the lipA gene encoding lipoyl synthase → MSDAPARPRKPDWLRVRLPSGEGVARLNHLLREKQLVTVCEEARCPNMHECWNQGTATFMILGDTCTRSCGFCNVKTGRPGTVDWDEAGRVAEAAAQMQLKHVVITSVDRDELPDKGAGLFALTIRQVRRRLPQATIEVLIPDFKGDAACLRLVLAEQPDVLNHNVETVARLYRRVRPQADYAQSLELIRRAAAAGFHTKSGFMVGLGETDDEVLDLIRDLKAHDTRFITIGQYLQPTKRHLEVERYVHPDQFLEYGRFAKSIGVEMIQAGPLVRSSYHAGEELEGDGAVAVRTGRAFG, encoded by the coding sequence GTGAGCGACGCTCCCGCCCGCCCGCGCAAGCCGGACTGGCTGCGCGTGCGCCTGCCCTCCGGCGAGGGGGTGGCCCGGCTCAACCACCTGCTGCGCGAGAAACAGCTGGTCACGGTCTGCGAGGAGGCCCGTTGTCCCAACATGCACGAGTGCTGGAACCAGGGCACGGCCACCTTCATGATCCTGGGCGACACCTGCACCCGCAGCTGCGGCTTCTGCAACGTGAAGACAGGCCGGCCCGGCACGGTGGACTGGGACGAGGCCGGGCGCGTGGCCGAGGCCGCCGCCCAGATGCAGCTCAAGCATGTGGTGATCACCAGCGTCGACCGCGACGAGCTGCCCGACAAGGGGGCCGGCCTCTTTGCCCTCACCATCCGCCAGGTGCGGCGGCGCCTGCCCCAAGCCACCATCGAGGTGCTCATCCCCGACTTCAAGGGCGACGCCGCCTGTCTGCGCCTGGTGCTGGCGGAGCAGCCCGACGTGCTCAACCACAACGTCGAGACGGTCGCCCGCCTCTACCGCCGGGTGCGCCCCCAGGCCGACTACGCCCAGAGCCTGGAGCTGATCCGCCGCGCGGCGGCGGCCGGCTTCCACACCAAGAGCGGCTTCATGGTGGGCCTGGGCGAGACGGACGACGAGGTGCTGGATCTCATCCGCGACTTGAAGGCCCATGACACGCGTTTCATCACCATCGGCCAGTACCTGCAGCCGACCAAGCGGCATCTGGAGGTGGAGCGCTACGTCCATCCGGACCAGTTCCTGGAGTATGGACGCTTCGCCAAGTCCATCGGCGTGGAGATGATCCAGGCCGGCCCGCTGGTGCGCTCCTCCTACCATGCCGGCGAGGAGCTGGAGGGCGACGGCGCGGTGGCCGTGCGCACGGGGCGCGCCTTCGGTTGA